The Drechmeria coniospora strain ARSEF 6962 chromosome 02, whole genome shotgun sequence genome has a segment encoding these proteins:
- a CDS encoding phosphatidyl synthase: MESKRQEASARSTDFDEFSMASASNSAPSSPELGYASSDASSIQTPNSSVSPLAVADSFVFAFDIDGVLVRGGKAIPEAIQAMRVLNGENEFGVHVPHIFLTNGGGKTEEERCVDLSGQLLQDIRPGQFICGHTPMREMSEKYKTVLVVGGEGEKCRLVAEGYGFKDVVTPGDIIKHDAATTPFRKLTPEEHANSRDRDFTDVTIDAVFVFADSRDWAGDIQIMLDIAMSKGGRLGTRSETFDEGPPFYFSHNDVVWSAAHEHVRLGMGALRRMFEVTFADLTAGKGKLHSHAFGKPQVSTFEFASRLMSQWRNSEHGLEAPPQTVYFVGDTPESDIRGTNAVNETADNDWFSILVKTGVYQEGTEPAYKPRVTVNNVLDAVNFGIQREMRNKVVSSLNKGVLAQANLEATILDVDDAVDA; encoded by the exons ATGGAATCCAAGAGACAAGAGGCTTCGGCCCGCAGCACGGATTTCGACGAGTTCTCCATGGCCTCTGCCTCAAATTCCGCCCCAAGCTCGCCCGAGCTGGGCTACGCCAGCTCCGATGCCAGCAGCATCCAGACGCCCAACTCGTCTGTCAGccccttggccgtcgccgattcCTTCGTCTTTGCCTTCgacatcgacggcgtcctggTCCGTGGTGGAAAGGCCATCCCGGAAGCCATACAGGCCATGAGGGTTCTCAACGGTGAGAACGAATTCGGCGTTCATGT CCCTCACATCTTCCTTAcaaacggcggcggcaagacggaggaggagaggtgcGTCGACCTCTCCGGTCAGCTGCTGCAGGACATCCGACCGGGCCAGTTCATCTGCGGTCACACGCCGATGAGGGAAATGTCGGAAAAGTACAAgaccgtgctcgtcgtcggcggcgagggtgagaagtgccgtctcgtcgccgagggctACGGCTTCAAGGACGTCGTCACTCCCGGAGACATCATCAAGCACGACGCCGCTACGACACCTTTCCGCAAGCTCACTCCCGAGGAGCACGCCAATTCCCGTGACCGCGACTTCACCGACGTCACCATCGACGCCGTTTTTGTCTTTGCCGACTCGCGCGACTGGGCGGGTGATATCCAGATCATGCTCGACATCGCCATGTCCAAGGGTGGCCGCCTCGGAACGCGCAGCGAAACCTTCGACGAGGGTCCGCCCTTTTACTTTTCCCACAACGATGTTGTCTGGTCCGCCGCTCACGAGCACGTCAGGCTTGGCATGGGCGCCCTCCGCCGCATGTTCGAGGTCACCTTCGCCGATCTCACGGCCGGCAAGGGCAAGCTTCACTCGCATGCCTTTGGAAAGCCTCAGGTTTCCACCTTTGAGTTTGCATCACGCCTCATGAGTCAATGGCGCAATTCGGAACATGGCCTCGAGGCGCCCCCTCAGACCGTCTACTTCGTCGGCGACACGCCCGAGAGCGACATCCGCGGCACCAACGCCGTCAACGAAACGGCCGACAATGATTGGTTCAGCATTCTTGTCAAGACGGGCGTCTATCAAGAGGGTACCGAGCCCGCCTACAAGCCTCGCGTCACCGTCAACAatgtcctcgacgccgtcaactTTGGTATCCAGCGCGAGATGCGGAACAAAGTCGTCTCCTCCCTCAACAAGGGCGTTCTTGCTCAAGCCAACTTGGAGGCGACCATcttggacgtcgacgatgccgtcgacgcatAG
- a CDS encoding DEAD-like helicase — protein MAGAKKKKKPAANPARGFATTSIASKPRPEAESEPDTKPLTSGAKSNFDTPPSNADKSNAPPSNDNGQQQGRENPLSAEEFERQLEESELQLLVEKYAPRAKRDAQRQRARLETDRRLLRNQADTINIPKWLPPDLLDHILDLINAETRFSSSNVSSESTGSGKMPPEEDTIVRLWTLRQTLEAAAFPDARVEAVLQHILDIAPNVQTAAKDSIWGLDEALDWLARESSTNELPPYEHRGKVVAKDVQNASPFPSRTQTPKPESQQDRKGKESSKSGTNERSGKGTSRKLAVTCDIDIEPEDLVPEYLAAKTSLLELSRSESEQDAAGEHDVELAIAKLEAKLEKIKSDVLFDKFAAELKWKSERIILEKRLAVTRKDLLAASAGVPKPAGIAAEAEAVTDDSDDDEVAGEAERMAAEVLAEASDEDDIAGLFASLPQSEVDPNTGKSQTVLASADGVKLILRDFGKWTGVSPRRVLEEACRSRDSSVKVNYTVVSETSFANRQSIDIWWTKAQEPPRAVPGSDVEVIADQTRFTFTMLGVAVPDKKQAEAYIATSALFHVFSGNAREEKVNLRLPSAWKDLWNEMAEARKEQLDSQDRDAVRSLRTLVRQRQDRELEDGVILQGAFRGRAAKAPQNSAENANDRKKQICVAADDMRRIWADKSGTRKFQAMLQSRMQLPMWQFRPQVLEAVDKNQVVIICGETGWHVFCGKSTQVPAFVLEHELSQGRSCKIYCTEPRRISAISLARRVSEELGENKGDVGSSRSLVGYSIRLEANTSRETRLVYATTGIVMRMLEGSNDLREVTHLILDEVHERTIDSDFLLIVLKRLLTKRKDLKVLLMSATVDAERFSRYLGGAPILNVPGRTFPVDVRYLEDAVEITGYNPTNSPADKMVDLDEDGAEDDGSGNKSEFAASLTGYSAKTRSILSQMDEYHIDFDLIVQLMAQIASNESLEPYSRAVLVFLPGIAEIRALNDLLLGDPRFARDWLVYPLHSSIATEDQESAFLVPPPGIRKIVLATNIAETGITIPDVTCVIDTGKHREMRYDERRQLSRLIDTFISRANAKQRRGRAGRVQNGICFHMFTKHRHDNIMSDQQTPEMLRLSLQDLAIRVKICKIGGIEETLSDALDPPSAKNIRRAVDALVDVRALAAGEELTPLGHQLARLPLDVFLGKLILLGTVFKCLDMAITVAAILSSKSPFSAPFGQRAQADNARMLFRRGDSDLLTIYNAYVSWKRVCQSNSGSGKEFQFCRKNFLSQPTLANIEDLKGQLLVSLVDAGFLSLTEEERRTLKNQRFTQGGRGRRQQTFFEVPHRVNVNSDNDVVSSSVIAWSFYPKMLVRDTPGTKGLRNIGNNQSISLHPSSVNRNYRDIKWLSYYHIMQSKSVYHAHETTAVEPFAIALLCGEMFSGVIVLDGNRGRFALPDWKSMLVVKVLRTRLRDLLARSFRLPGKLPTAQHQKWLDVWQRLFAQDSLLQGQDSIVKGSSLTVGKA, from the exons ATGGCCGGtgccaagaagaagaagaagccggcggccaaCCCAGCTCGAGGCTTCGCAACAACCTCGATTGCTTCGAAACCCCGACCGGAAGCGGAATCGGAGCCTGATACAAAGCCGCTGACCAGCGGCGCCAAATCCAACTTCGATACCCCTCCCTCCAATGCCGATAAGTCGAATGCCCCGCCATCGAACGACAACGGCCAGCAACAAGGGCGAGAGAATCCGCTGAGCGCCGAAGAGTTCGAGAGGCAGCTCGAGGAGTCCGAGCTGCAGCTACTCGTCGAGAAATATGCCCCAAGAGCAAAGCGAGATGCCCAGCGACAACGCGCTCGCCTCGAGACAGATCGTCGTTTGCTTCGGAACCAGGCGGACACCATCAACATCCCGAAATGGCTACCCCCCGACTTGCTAGACCATATCTTGGATCTTATAAATGCCGAGACtcgcttctcctcgtcgaacGTCTCTTCCGAATCCaccggcagcggcaagaTGCCACCCGAGGAGGACACCATCGTCCGTCTCTGGACCCTGCGCCAAACTTTGGAAGCCGCCGCCTTCCCTGATGCACGTGTCGAGGCTGTTCTGCAGCACATCCTGGACATTGCCCCAAACGTGCAAACAGCGGCGAAGGATTCGATTTGGGGGCTAGACGAAGCCCTCGATTGGTTGGCGCGAGAGTCCTCGACGAATGAGCTTCCTCCCTATGAACACAGGGGGAAGGTCGTTGCCAAAG ACGTTCAGAACGCCAGCCCTTTCCCATCTCGTACACAAACACCGAAGCCCGAGTCGCAGCAGGATCGGAAAGGCAAAGAGTCAAGCAAATCAGGCACGAATGAGCGCTCCGGCAAAGGGACCTCTAGGAAACTAGCTGTGACGTGTGATATTGATATCGAACCAGAAGACTTGGTTCCCGAATACCTCGCAGCCAAGACCAGCCTCCTAGAGCTGAGTCGCAGTGAAAGCGAGCAGGATGCTGCTGGTGAGCATGACGTCGAACTCGCAATCGCAAAGCTGGAGGCAAAGTTGGAAAAGATTAAGTCCGACGTGCTATTTGACAAGTTTGCGGCCGAGCTGAAGTGGAAGAGCGAAAGGATAATCTTGGAGAAGCGACTGGCGGTGACTAGGAAAGACCTCCTAGCTGCATCAGCTGGCGTACCCAAACCTGCGGGAATcgcggcagaggcagaggcagtGACAGACGACTCGGATGACGATGAAGTCGCCGGTGAGGCTGAGCGAATGGCTGCTGAGGTTTTGGCCGAGGCGTCCGACGAAGATGACATAGCTGGCTTGTTCGCTTCTTTGCCGCAGAGCGAGGTGGATCCAAATACGGGAAAATCACAGACGGTGCTGGCTTCGGCGGATGGTGTGAAACTTATTCTTCGAGATTTCGGCAAATGGACCGGTGTCAGCCCAAGGCGTGTCCTGGAAGAGGCTTGCCGCTCAAG AGATTCCTCGGTCAAGGTGAACTACACGGTGGTGTCGGAGACCTCTTTTGCGAACCGCCAGTCCATCGACATCTGGTGGACGAAGGCCCAGGAGCCACCTCGAGCGGTACCAGGATCCGATGTGGAGGTTATTGCGGATCAAACGCGATTCACATTTACCATGCTCGGAGTTGCCGTCCCGGACAAAAAGCAGGCCGAGGCGTACATTGCCACCTCGGCCTTGTTCCATGTTTTCAGTGGCAACGCAAGGGAGGAGAAGGTTAACCTTCGGCTGCCGTCTGCGTGGAAAGATCTTTGGAACGAGATGGCGGAAGCCAGGAAAGAGCAGCTTGATTCCCAAGACCGTGATGCTGTAAGGTCCCTGAGGACACTTGTCAGACAACGGCAAGACAGGGAACTTGAAGATGGCGTCATCCTTCAAGGGGCTTTCCGTGGCCGCGCTGCCAAGGCCCCGCAGAACTCGGCAGAGAACGCGAATGATCGAAAGAAACAAATTTGTGTAGCTGCCGACGACATGAGACGGATATGGGCTGACAAGTCGGGAACTCGCAAGTTCCAAGCGATGCTG CAATCTCGAATGCAGCTCCCCATGTGGCAGTTCAGGCCACAAGTATTGGAGGCTGTGGATAAGAACCAGGTGGTGATCATATGCGGTGAAACGGGATGGCATGTTTTCTG CGGAAAGAGTACCCAAGTCCCAGCATTCGTGCTAGAACATGAACTCTCTCAGGGGAGGTCCTGCAAGATCTATTGCACGGAACCCCGCCGTATCTCTGCCATCTCCCTGGCTCGCCGTGTGAGCGAAGAGCTAGGCGAAAATAAGGGCGATGTTGGCTCCAGCAGATCTTTGGTCGGCTACTCCATCCGACTCGAAGCGAATACGTCTCGAGAGACGCGACTGGTATATGCAACGACAGGAATCGTCATGCGCATGCTTGAGGGATCAAACGACCTTCGTGAGGTCACTCACTTGATTCTTGATGAAGTCCACGAGAGAACTATCGATAGCGACTTCCTGCTGATTGTACTCAAGCGACTCTTGACGAAGCGCAAGGATCTCAAAGTCCTTCTCATGTCTGCCACCGTTGACGCTGAACGCTTCTCAAGATATCTTGGTGGAGCACCAATTCTGAATGTCCCCGGACGGACGTTCCCTGTGGACGTCCGGTatctcgaggacgccgtcgagattACGGGCTACAACCCAACGAACTCTCCCGCAGACAAGATGGTTGACCTCGATGAGGATGGGGCGGAAGACGACGGCAGTGGAAACAAGAGCGAATTTGCAGCGAGCCTCACCGGCTACTCTGCCAAGACTCGAAGCATTCTGTCACAGATGGACGAGTATCATATTGACTTTGACCTCATCGTTCAACTCATGGCCCAGATTGCGTCGAACGAATCCTTGGAACCATATAGCAGGGCGGTACTGGTGTTCCTGCCCGGTATCGCTGAGATCCGAGCTCTCAACGATTTGCTGCTCGGCGACCCACGATTTGCAAGAGACTGGTTGGTATACCCTCTGCATTCCTCCATCGCGACCGAAGACCAAGAATCGGCCTTTCTCGTGCCGCCACCGGGAATACGCAAGATTGTGCTCGCCACCAACATTGCGGAAACGGGCATCACCATTCCTGACGTGACTTGCGTCATTGACACTGGGAAACACCGAGAGATGCGGTATGATGAAAGGAGGCAGCTCTCCAGGCTTATCGATACCTTTATTTCTCGAGCAAACGCAAAGCAGAGGCGTGGTCGTGCCGGCCGTGTACAAAATGGCATTTGTTTCCACATGTTCACAAAGCATCGACACGACAACATCATGAGTGACCAGCAGACACCAGAGATGCTGCGTCTTTCTCTGCAAGATCTCGCGATCCGTGTCAAAATCTGCAAGATTGGTGGCATCGAAGAGACTCTGAGCGACGCTCTCGACCCCCCATCCGCCAAGAACATTCGTCGGGCCGTTGATGCCCTCGTCGATGTGCGTGCCTTGGCTGCCGGTGAGGAACTCACTCCGCTTGGTCATCAGTTGGCCAGGTTACCGCTTGACGTCTTTTTGGGCAAGCTGATTCTCCTCGGCACTGTTTTCAAATGTTTGGATATGGCCATTACCGTGGCCGCCATCCTCTCATCCAAATCCCCCTTCTCTGCGCCTTTCGGGCAACGAGCTCAGGCAGACAATGCCAGGATGCTCTTCCGGCGCGGTGATTCGGATCTGCTTACGATATACAATGCCTATGTCTCCTGGAAACGTGTATGTCAGTCCAACAGTGGCAGCGGCAAGGAGTTCCAGTTTTGCCGCAAGAACTTCCTGAGCCAGCCGACACTCGCCAACATCGAGGATCTCAAGGGACAACTCCTTGTCTCGCTGGTTGACGCCGGGTTCCTGTCACTGACAGAAGAAGAGCGGCGAACTCTCAAGAACCAACGTTTCACCCAAGGCGGGCGCGGACGTCGGCAGCAAACATTCTTCGAGGTTCCACACCGCGTCAACGTGAACAGCGACAACGATGTCGTGTCGTCATCAGTCATTGCCTGGAGTTTCTATCCAAAGATGCTCGTGAGAGACACGCCGGGTACAAAGGGACTGCGCAACATTGGCAACAATCAGTCCATTAGCTTGCATCCGTCATCGGTTAACCGCAATTATCGCGATATCAAATGGCTGTCGTATTACCACATCATGCAGTCAAAGTC GGTGTACCACGCGCACGAAACTACGGCGGTTGAACCGTTTGCCATTGCCCTGCTCTGTGGTGAA ATGTTCTccggcgtcatcgtcctcgacggcaaccgAGGGCGGTTTGCCCTCCCCGACTGGAAATCAATGCTCGTGGTCAAGGTTCTTCGCACGCGCCTCCGCGACCTGCTCGCACGCTCCTTTCGACTGCCTGGCAAGCTCCCTACTGCGCAGCATCAGAAGTGGCTCGACGTCTGGCAGCGCCTCTTTGCGCAGGACAGCCTTCTCCAGGGCCAAGACAGCATAGTCAAGGGATCTTCACTCACCGTCGGCAAGGCATAG
- a CDS encoding mitochondrial large ribosomal subunit, protein MSVRLAARRLALSVPSSAPSSQPRALLATPTTVQRRYKWSLNVFKDWGKPSSGNASSSRGSDPTISELDDPKKRQQFLERNLHGSVEDNIFQDEIETASTRTSPADADVQQQAEQKTRENMAMVTDPDPRSRICWQRKKVIQMVRSKGQLTRDEKIKMTERQLVHKSHFIPTSVKKLVMLSRQIAGKDIDDAIAQMQWSKKKMSAEVRYYLEEARDLAIAQRGMGLGKVNGEVLAKPRKIRTKEGKWVEITDPTRMYIAQSWVGRGPWRGKEIDYKGRGRMGVIQHPSTSFTILLKEEKTRIREHEEREAKKAAKGPWVHLPNRPIHGQRPYYTW, encoded by the exons ATGAGTGTTCGTCTAGCCGCCCGGCGGCTGGCGTTGTCAG TGCCGTCCTCAGCACCATCCTCCCAGCCAAgggccctcctcgccactCCCACGACGGTCCAGCGCCGCTATAAATGGTCCCTGAACGTCTTCAAGGATTGGGGAAAGCCCAGCTCCGGCAACGCGTCGTCTTCTCGTGGTTCCGACCCCACCATCTCGGAGCTCGACGATCCAAAGAAGCGCCAGCAGTTCCTTGAAAGGAACCTGCACGGCTCCGTCGAGGACAACATCTTTCAAGATGAGATAGAGACGGCGTCAACCCGTACGTCgccggccgatgccgacgtccAGCAGCAAGCCGAGCAGAAGACTCGCGAGAACATGGCGATGGTCACGGATCCGGATCCCCGAAGCCGAATTTGCTGGCAGCGCAAAAAGGTCATCCAGATGGTCCGCAGCAAGGGCCAGTTGACGAGGGACGAGAAGATCAAGATGACGGAGCGACAGCTTGTCCACAAGAGTCACTTCATCCCGACGAGCGTCAAGAAGCTCGTCATGTTGTCACGACAAATCGCCGGCAAGgacatcgacgacgcaaTCGCCCAGATGCAGTGGTCCAAGAAAAAGATGTCGGCCGAGGTCCGATACTATCTCGAGGAGGCGCGTGATCTCGCCATCGCTCAGCGTGGCATGGGACTCGGCAAAGTCAACGGTGAAGTCCTTGCGAAGCCGCGCAAGATTCGGACAAAGGAGGGCAAGTGGGTAGAAATCACCGACCCGACGCGCATGTACATTGCCCAGTCGTGGGTCGGTAGAGGACCGTGGCGCGGCAAAGAAATCGACTACAAAGGGAGAGGGCGAATGGGAGTCATTCAACACCCAAGCACAA GCTTCACAATTCTCCTCAAGGAAGAGAAGACAAGGATACGGGAACATGAGGAACGCGAGGCAAAGAAGGCCGCCAAGGGGCCATGGGTTCATCTACCCAACCGCCCCATTCACGGGCAACGGCCGTACTACACCTGGTAA
- a CDS encoding cytochrome c oxidase subunit COX9 — translation MTSTTAIKPITGILRRRLVMDLAIGLGSGFAMANWFWYGYHVPRTNLRDAYYNKLEEQRAAEKAQ, via the exons ATGACCAGCACGACCGCCATAAAGCCCATCACTGGG ATTCTGCGACGACGCTTGGTCATGGACCTTGCCATTGGTCTGG GATCTGGgttcgccatggccaactGGTTCTG GTACGGATACCACGTTCCCCGAACCAACCTCCGCGACGCCTACTACAacaagctcgaggagcagcgcGCTGCCGAGAAGGCCCAGTAA
- a CDS encoding U4/U6 snRNA-associated-splicing factor PRP24 → MPHCHYQLSRPSWEPSGFILDLSFHPPRLASGAPGAPGDALLRGSQTTVDTMANPVGEDAWTAYLDEAARTAGDLESRVNVVELYKRAVGAEPGSLRLWLPYCDYFWGLWDTSQAVDADWSEEEQLMGRELFSFDAALDLWQQGYEAVKYRLDDSHQLWDRWISLEMEQLAKTKTPEGITRITHLYRDRLSTPHLTWDDTSQSFSSFLSEYNQTAWESTMKEVTESAQATKRLINARDPFELKLQEAARGDDTEAQGAAMRDYLDWEVMQSKRNNDMPEIATDLCCGLFSRALTGIFALDEDIWREYVVFSSSSKSDLATPDNQLDILRRAVQHCPWSGRLWNRYILCGEEAKLSFSEMEAIKHSATSESELYKNGMESMIEMYVAWCGFLKRTALEATATDEAVDVADMGLKAALEDVEVVGKRLYGKEFQGDPKFRLERIYIQYLTEKKDAIDEARAVWEKLRRIQIHADSHEFWFRYYMWEMLIFSSRPPANSSPSRPSIGSALRIPHMATEKLHAAATRRTIDWPEKVFDVYLQHCNDYELPASVRRATDMVHRAERAVRKRRQREEEEKAAAYAAYYGGEQVEQPVAETGNSPTGPKRKREIVPGGEDAEAASKRRKKSGEDVEVQAGKIQEGAKRDRENATILVEGLPADVTQTKLRQYFRDYGHINSITAFFREQDGQSSTAMIEFRSPDEAQSALLRSGKYFGQSQLSVQSGHDLTVYLTNFPPAADENYIRDLFKDCGEILSVRWPSLKVNAYRRFCYISFRHREASARAVAKDGILLDRKYKLSCKYSDPGRKKNREGAVAEGREVHVSNLDKALTEEEIREVFSKWGTVMRVNVLMNLAGKNRGFAYLEFHTKEQAQKAVEEMNNTKFRNQIVTVEISHESKVKHAAKVVNSTCRDSASPAPPARGEDGGEVPAETGADQAKPSAAEISVRTVALMGLPDTVNDTRVRALVEPHGAIIQLVLFPGHGGAKIEFVDAAAAGKAALALDGIEFEGSSLRTGSVEELRRAKGEHRGDRIVYGNKFQKTSQAKGKDEVRPPSVTTSGLMAPPAVVRRPVLGRPGPKRGLGFAPRKAPVPSPASRDNDASPAANATKPTPKSNADFKAMFLAGGQKEIGERPTNKPKEGE, encoded by the coding sequence ATGCCCCACTGCCACTACCAGCTATCCCGACCATCCTGGGAACCTTCTGGCTTCATCCTCGACCTCAGCTTCCATCCACCTCGACTTGCTTCCGGTGCTCCTGGCGCCCCTGGTGATGCCCTTCTTCGCGGATCGCAAACCACTGTCGATACCATGGCCAACCCTGTAGGGGAAGATGCCTGGACCGCGTacctggacgaggcggcgcgcACCGCTGGCGACCTCGAGAGTCgcgtcaacgtcgtcgagctctaCAAGCGTGctgtcggcgccgagccggGCAGCTTACGCCTCTGGCTGCCGTACTGCGATTACTTCTGGGGCCTATGGGACACCAGCCAGGCTGTTGATGCTGACTGgtccgaggaggagcagctcaTGGGCCGCGAGCTCTTCTCATTtgacgccgccctcgatcTCTGGCAGCAAGGCTACGAAGCCGTAAAGTaccgcctcgacgacagcCACCAGCTATGGGACCGTTGGATCTCCCTCGAGATGGAGCAGCTCGCCAAGACCAAGACCCCCGAGGGCATCACGCGCATCACTCACCTCTACCGCGACCGCCTCTCCACGCCCCACCTTACCTGGGACGACACTTCCCAGTCCTTTTCGAGCTTCTTATCCGAGTATAACCAGACCGCCTGGGAGAGCACGATGAAGGAGGTGACGGAATCGGCCCAAGCGACGAAACGTCTTATCAATGCCCGCGACCCGTTCGAACTCAAGCTGCAGGAAGCCGCCCGAGGAGATGATACCGAGGCGCAGGGTGCCGCCATGCGAGACTACCTCGACTGGGAGGTGATGCAGAGCAAGAGGAACAACGACATGCCCGAAATCGCCACCGACCTATGCTGCGGTCTTTTCTCCCGCGCTCTGACTGGCATCTTTGCTCTTGACGAGGATATCTGGCGAGAGTATGTCGTCTTTTCATCCTCATCTAAATCCGATCTCGCCACACCCGACAATCAGCTAGACATCCTGCGCAGGGCCGTTCAGCATTGCCCGTGGTCTGGTCGGCTGTGGAACAGATACATCTTGTgtggcgaggaggcgaagCTTTCCTTTTCCGAAATGGAGGCCATCAAGCACTCCGCCACGAGCGAAAGTGAGTTGTACAAGAATGGAATGGAAAGTATGATTGAGATGTACGTCGCCTGGTGCGGCTTCTTGAAGCGTACCGCCCTCGAAGCCACGGCGACCGATGAAGCCGTCGATGTCGCCGACATGGGACTGAAAGCCGCTCTGGAGGATGTCGAAGTCGTCGGGAAGCGGCTCTATGGCAAGGAGTTTCAAGGCGATCCTAAATTCCGTCTGGAGCGCATATACATCCAATATCTAACTGAGAAGAAGGATGCGATTGATGAGGCAAGGGCTGTCTGGGAGAAGCTTCGCCGCATTCAGATACACGCCGACAGCCACGAATTTTGGTTCCGGTACTATATGTGGGAGATGCTCATCTTTTCCTCTCGCCCCCCAGCAAACAGCAGCCCGTCTCGTCCTTCAATCGGCTCTGCTCTCCGGATTCCGCACAtggcgacggagaagctGCACGCAGCCGCAACGCGAAGGACCATTGACTGGCCCGAGAAGGTCTTCGATGTATATTTGCAGCATTGCAACGACTACGAGCTGCCTGCCTCGGTGCGCCGCGCGACTGACATGGTGCACCGGGCCGAGAGGGCCGTGAGGAAGCGTCGGCAGcgcgaagaggaggagaaagCAGCCGCTTACGCCGCCTACTATGGCGGCGAGCAAGTTGAACAGCCCGTGGCCGAGACGGGAAACTCGCCGACTGGGCCGAAGCGCAAGCGCGAGATTGTGCCAGGAggggaggatgccgaggctgCGAGCAAACGACGAAAGAAAAGCGGAGAGGATGTCGAGGTACAGGCTGGAAAGATCCAAGAAGGGGCCAAAAGGGACCGCGAGAATGCAACGATCTTGGTCGAGGGATTGCCAGCCGACGTCACGCAGACCAAGCTGCGACAGTATTTCAGGGATTATGGACATATTAACAGCATAACGGCCTTCTTCCGTGAGCAGGACGGACAGTCCTCAACGGCCATGATCGAGTTTCGATCGCCTGACGAAGCCCAATCCGCCCTGCTCCGGAGCGGCAAGTATTTTGGCCAGTCTCAACTCAGTGTTCAGTCGGGCCATGATTTGACCGTCTACCTCACCAACTTCCCGCCTGCAGCCGACGAGAACTACATCCGAGACCTGTTCAAAGACTGCGGCGAGATTTTGAGCGTCCGATGGCCCAGCCTCAAGGTTAACGCGTACCGCCGGTTCTGCTACATCTCCTTTCGTCACCGGGAAGCCTCCGCCAGGGCGGTCGCGAAGGATGGTATTCTTTTGGACAGGAAATACAAGCTCTCGTGCAAGTATTCGGATCCTGGACGAAAGAAAAACCGCgagggtgccgtcgccgagggtcGGGAGGTACATGTGTCGAATCTTGACAAAGCcctgacggaggaggagataCGCGAGGTCTTCTCTAAGTGGGGAACGGTAATGAGAGTCAACGTCCTCATGAACCTGGCGGGCAAGAATCGTGGATTCGCCTACCTCGAATTCCACACGAAGGAACAGGCGCAAAAGGCCGTGGAGGAGATGAACAATACCAAGTTCCGGAACCAGATTGTCACCGTCGAGATTTCCCACGAGTCCAAGGTGAAGCATGCCGCCAAGGTCGTGAACAGCACATGCCGCGATTCCGCATCTCCAGCACCACCCGCTCGTggagaggacggcggcgaggttccTGCCGAGACTGGAGCTGACCAGGCAAAGCCTTCGGCTGCTGAAATCTCGGTGAGGACGGTTGCCCTCATGGGGTTGCCCGACACCGTCAACGACACCCGCGTTCGCGCACTCGTGGAACCACACGGCGCCATCATACAGCTGGTCCTGTTTCCTGGACACGGCGGCGCTAAGATTGAGTTTGtggacgctgccgccgcgggGAAGGCGGCTCttgccctcgacggcatcgagtTTGAGGGTAGCAGTCTGCGTACAGGATCGGTCGAGGAACTTCGGCGGGCGAAAGGCGAGCACAGGGGCGACCGCATCGTCTACGGCAACAAATTCCAGAAGACCTCGCAAGCTAAGGGCAAGGACGAAGTGCGGCCGCCATCCGTGACTACCTCTGGTCTCATGGCTCCGCCTGCTGTGGTCCGTCGTCCGGTCCTAGGACGACCAGGTCCTAAACGTGGACTGGGCTTTGCTCCTCGAAAGGCGCCTGTGCCGTCGCCAGCTAGTAGAGACAACGACGCCTCACCGGCTGCTAACGCGACCAAGCCCACCCCCAAAAGTAATGCCGACTTCAAAGCCATGTTCCTGGCTGGGGGGCAGAAGGAAATCGGCGAGAGGCCGACGAACAAGCCCAAGGAGGGAGAATGA